One window of the Camelus dromedarius isolate mCamDro1 chromosome 15, mCamDro1.pat, whole genome shotgun sequence genome contains the following:
- the RAB1A gene encoding ras-related protein Rab-1A, with amino-acid sequence MSSMNPEYDYLFKLLLIGDSGVGKSCLLLRFADDTYTESYISTIGVDFKIRTIELDGKTIKLQIWDTAGQERFRTITSSYYRGAHGIIVVYDVTDQESFNNVKQWLQEIDRYASENVNKLLVGNKCDLTTKKVVDYTTAKEFADSLGIPFLETSAKNATNVEQSFMTMAAEIKKRMGPGATAGGAEKSNVKIQSTPVKQSGGGCC; translated from the exons tGATTATTTATTCAAGTTACTTCTGATTGGCGACTCTGGGGTTGGAAAGTCTTGCCTCCTTCTTAGATTTGCG GATGATACATACACAGAAAGCTACATCAGCACAATTGGTGTGGATTTCAAGATAAGAACTATAGAATTAGATGGGAAAACAATCAAGCTTCAAATA TGGGACACAGCAGGCCAAGAAAGATTTCGAACAATCACCTCCAGTTACTACAGAGGAGCCCATGGCATCATAGTTGTGTATGATGTGACAGATCAG GAGTCCTTCAATAATGTTAAACAGTGGCTACAGGAAATAGATCGTTATGCCAGTGAAAACGTCAACAAGTTGTTGGTAGGGAACAAATGTGATCTGACCACAAAAAAAGTAGTAGACTACACAACAGCAAAG GAATTTGCTGATTCCCTTGGAATTCCATTTTTGGAAACCAGTGCTAAGAATGCAACAAATGTAGAACAGTCTTTCATGACGATGGCAGCTGAGATTAAAAAGCGAATGGGTCCTGGAGCAACAGCTGGTGGTGCAGAGAAGTCCAATGTTAAAATTCAGAGCACTCCGGTCAAGCAGTCAGGTGGAGGTTGCTGCTAA